The following nucleotide sequence is from Solidesulfovibrio carbinolicus.
CGAAGAGTTACAATGGCGTTGAGACACTGCTTTTGCTTTATGATAATCGATGTGCTGTCACAATGAGAGAGGAATTCAATAAAATAGTTCTTTTTTATGATGAAGGGAACTGCCAATGAGTGAAACGAATAGCAGGGCCAACGCCAGCGCCTGGGGGATTCTGGCAGCCATGGGCTTTGGCGCGCTCATCGCCCAGATGTTCAGCACGGTGATTGGTCCCGCCTTGCCTACAATCAAAGACGATCTCGACCTGTCCCTGTCGATGCAGGCCTGGACGATCACTTCATACAGCCTTGCCTTCGGCACGGCGCTGATCGCTGGCGGTCGCCTCGGCGACCTCGTAGGCGAAGTCCGCATGATTGTGATCGGCTATATGGTTTTCGGCGGCGGCCTTATCCTGTCCGCCGTGGCCACGAGCGGCTTGCTCATGGTGTCCGGGCGCACTGTGCAAGGCATCGGCATCGGTATTTCAGCACCGGCCACCCTGTCCATCGTGGTAAACGCATTTTCCGCTTCCCGATGTGGATTCGCTGTCGGCGTATGGGGATTTGCACACGGGTTCGGACTGCTGGTCGGTCCGATATTCGCGGGCTACATGCTCGACCTGCTGAGTTGGCGCTGGGTCTTCTGGCTCGCCGTGCCACTGACTACCGCAGTCATCCTCGTCACTCTGGCGGCTACAAGGAACTATTGCAGCGTACTGTCTTCCGGCCGCTATGACATCATCGGTCTCGTCCTCGGCGGCCTTGGCATCACCTTGGTTACCTATGGATTGCAAAACGCCAGCAACGGCTGGGGTACTCCTAACACCTGGGGGACTCTGGCGGTCGGCGTTGTGCTGCTCGCCTTGTTCGGCGTTGTCGAGACCCGCACCGATTGTCCCCTCATCGATTTTTCCCTGTGGCGTGAGCGTCTTTTTTCCGGCGCTTTTTTTGCCGAAAGCGCCGTTGGTTTCGTCTATATCCCGATGCTGACCGTCGTGGGATCACTGTTTTTCATCGAAGTTCTTGGTTATTCCCCAGTGATGGCCAGTTGGGTCATCGTCATCACGACCGGAGCTTGCATGGTGCTTGAACCGCCCGCAGGTCGCCTTATTGACCACATCGGACCGGGAATTCCCATTGTGGCTGCACTGGCCATGCAGGCCGTCGCGTTGTTCTGGATGGGCACCTTCTGTCCGGAGACAACCCTGGGCGAACTCATCATCCCCTTGGCGCTGATGGGAGCAGGCGTCGGAATCGCCTTGCCAGCCTGCAATGCGGCCGGGATGCGTACACTCAAGCCCGAACAGGCAGGCATGGGCTCGGGTCTTCTTCAGATGACATTCAACGTACCGGCCGCGCTAGGTGCCGCCCTGGTCACATCGATCATGGGGTCTCACTGCTTGGCCAAGGTGGGGGCAGTGTTGGCTGGAAAGCCGTATCTCCAGCAGGGCCTGGAATATGCGCAAGCCATCAAAGACGGGAATGATGCAGCCGCCGCAGCCATCCTCAAGTCGCTTCCCTCCAATTCAGCCGCAATGGTGGAAAACGCCATGGTTTCAGCGCAAGCCTCAACAATCGCCATGAGCATGACGGTGCTTGGAAGCATTGCCCTGGTTGGGGCGATCATGGCTCTGCTGATCATCGGCCGCCGCAGGTGCCCAGAGGAAAATCCACTTGCTGGCTCAGTTCAGGATCAGGAGTGAGTTGCCGCCAAGGGGCGCTGATTGCCCTTGTCCGGACGGACTGGGGTTGCTGCTCCGCGTTTGATTTGGTCGCCTACGACATGCAACAAGACCGGATCTTTAGAATAGGCCTCGCGGATATTCTCCAACGTCACGATTCGCGGTTCGAGAAGGAGGGCGGGTGGGACGGGATGTGGCTGCCGTATTTGGCCAACAATTCATCGACGACAACATTCGCATCTGGGAGCGAATGATCGTGGTGCTGGACAGCGGTGAGCTCTGCCCGAGCCCTCTACTTGCTTGGAAGCCATGATGAACATTGCTCATAGAGCCTGGACCCTGGCACCGGCCTTCACCTGGATTGGCCGAGCTTGACGAGGGTTGTTTAAACGTTCGATAATGAAGCCGGAAAATAGCGGGAAATATTCCGACGCGGCGTTGTTGTGAAGAACTGGCGGGCCTCTTTCAGGAGATAGTCGCATTCTCACCTTGGAAGGATTCCATCGGGCAAGGGGCGGACCGTGTGCGTCGGCCGGATCATCCCCGCGAGCGCGGGGAACAGCTGCGCCATCTGCTCCTCTGAGGGCCAAGCGGATCGACCTTGCCGATCTGAAAAATGGGGGCTGCTTTGACTGGAAACGTCGGGCTTGGAGGGTGCGCACGCTAAGGCCCAGGAACTGGGCAGCTTGGCGTGCGTCGAGGAGATTGGGGGTCTGCATGGCTAGTCCTCCTTGGGGTACTCGCTGCGGTGGGGTGCAGCGGGGGAGTTAGCCATGGTAGAGCGGATTTTGAGGATTACCGCATGGTCGCCTTAATCGGGATTAAGGCGATCACGAGTTTTTCGCCTTTTCGGGTAGTTGTTTGTTTTTCTTGTTAAGGCGTTGAAGTAATTACAATTGATTATGTGCTCTGTCGAGTGACTCTGTGTCCAGTGCGTATAACCTCTCAGAAAAATACCGACACAAATTGACGCCTATCAGGGGGTGTAACTTCATGATTTCTAAAAAAACGGCGGCGTTGATCACATAGACTTCCACATCGCTTTGCGCCAGATAGTCCAGCGAACCGGGGAGGTCCAAAAAAACGTCCAACACTCCGAACATTCCGCCAGAAGCGATTTCTGTCCGCTTCTGGCCAGCGGCGTCGTGTGCAACGATGACGCCGCTGGTCACAAGATGGATGCCCGCGAAGGTTTCCCCGGCCTTGGCAATGACCGTCCCGGCGGAAAAGACCGTGTGTTCGGAGATCGAGGCAACAGCACGGAGTTCCTTGAGCCCCAGACCACTGAAAATCGGATAGCGGCCGAGGGTTTGCATGAGCATGATGACAGGCGGCATGGACGCCTCCTTGGCGGTTATGCGTTGCCGGGCATACAATGCGGCTTGGCGCACGTCAGCATCGGCGCAGGCGAGCCCGGCTGAAGTCGTCGACAGAAAGGCCGGGTTGGCGGCGTGCTCGCCGATGACGCAGAAGGCCAGTAGCCGGAGACAGGGATCATCGGATGCGCTGAGCGCATGGAGGACGCGCTCCGGCGACTGCCCGCGCATCAGTGGCAGGGCGCGTCTTCCCCGCTGGATGACTTCCTCTTCGGGCAGGGTATCCACGAGGGGAACCAGACGGTCGGCCAACACCGGATCCAGGACATTTTCGAGATATTCGGCGGCAGCGTCGGATTTGCCTGCGCCAAGGGATGCAAAGACCAGGCGCATGTCCGGCTGGACCACCCACAGGGCCATAAAGGCCAGGTAGAGCTGCTCGCGGCGTTTTTCGCGAAGGGCCATCCGCAGCAGTTCAGCTGTCATCGCCTGGGGGATGGCTTCGAGGGCCCGCGCGGCGATAATGGCTTCATACGCTTCCTGCAATCGCCGGCAGACAAACGGCGTCATGTCCGCTTGTCCCATGTGCCCCAGGCGCATGGCCTCCAGCAAGCCCTCCTGGGCTCGTTGCGAGGCAGTGGCCAGGAGGGCCTGCTCGAGGATCGGCGAGATGTCCGGGCCATAGCGCGCCAAGGTGTCTACGGCGGCCCGACGCACGGCCTCCACATCATCCAGAAGTTCCGTCAAACGGCCCACGGCCAGCATATCCCGGCTCAGTGCGAAGGAGGCCGCCGCCTCGGCCCGCGTCGCCGCATCCGGCGATTCCAGAAGGCCTTGGGCCGTGTCCGGATCAAGCTCCGGCAGGTCCAGTTCGGCCAGCCGAGCCAGCATTTCCTCGGGATAATCTTGGGGTTCCATGGACGGACCATGGGGGGAGGCCGTTTCGGTCTGCCCGGAGGCGACGTTGACGAAGCGGTCGAAATCGAGACTGTCCTGGGCAATAACTTGGCGCAGGCCGGCGTGGTAACGCCTGCGGAACCGGAAAGTCTCGTTGATCCAGGCCAGGGCCAGGGCTAACGCCAGATACGACAAGCCCCGAGGGGAAATCTCCTGCTTGAGGGCGAGCAGCAGGAGCGCCCCGAACATGCTGGCGCTTTGGGTGAGGGAGCCTCGGATAAAGACTTGGCTCCAGGCGGCGATGTCCCGGGGCAAGAGGCTGAAGAGTTGTTTGGTCAGGGGGCCAAGAGCCGAGCGTTGCAGAAAGATGCTGGAAAACTGGGCATAGGCCGCTGCCGGAAGGCTGAAAAAAGCGGCCATGGCCCCGAAGGCGACGGCGTAGTTGAGCGGCGCGGCCAGGGCGATGGCCCGGATGGACACCGCGTCGTAGCCGCGCCCGAAAACCGTGATGCACAAAAAGACGCAGCCAGTAAGACCAGCCCGGAACCAGCCGAGAAAGCCCAGGAGAGCTTGTTCATCGGCAAAGGCGGCGGCGGTTACCGTGCCGAATTGGTAGGTGAGAATCGGCAGGATGAGGTTGGGCAAGATGGCGCAGACGCACAGAAAGCGAAAGATGGGATAGCGCCCGAGGGCCGCGGCCACTTCGACTAACGCGAAACGGGCGTCGCCTTTCTCGGCTCGGTTGGAAAGCGCCCCACGCGACGCCGCACCGTGTCCGGGCAGGGCCATGACCAGGGCCAGAGCGCCGTTGGCCGCAGCGGCCACGAGCAGCAACGCGTCGATTCCAAGCATGTCGGTCAGCGGCGAGCAGACCAGGCTGCCAAGGGTACTGCCGAGCACCTGGGCCGCCATAAGCAGGCGAAAAAGCCGTTTCCCCTGGCGCGCGTCGAAGATATACTGCATGAGATTCCACAAATAGACGAGCAGAAAGGCGTCCATGAGGGAGAGCAACTGGTAAAGCAGCGGGTAGACCAGCTCCAGGCCGCGTTGGGCCAGGACATAGAACAGGACTTGCAGCAGACCGGCGAGGAGAAAAAAAATGCCTAGCAGTGTCCTGTCCGAGAACCGCAGGCTTAGGCGACGGCAGAAGGAAAACAGGCCAATGGCTAGGGCTCCGCTGGCGCACAGCATGAGCGGCAGGCTGTCCGGCCCGTATCGCTTGAGGAACGAGGCGTCGACGTAATTGCGAAAGATGGCGAAAAAAAAGAAAACGGACAGAAAGAGGCCAGCCGCTTTAAGAAACGATGCGCTCTCCGTGGGGTATACGCCGAGACGTTTTTCGAGAAACCTGCGCATGGTTCGCCCTGGGCCAAGCCGTTTGGCGCTGAAACTATTCCATATTCTTGTGGCAGGATGCCGCAAGAGGGGTCTTTTTGCAATGCAGTCGGAGCGATAATGTCCCAGGTCACGGACTTGCGCCGCGTGCTTGTCTACACGCACAATTCCATCGGTCTTGGCCATGCCGTGCGCGTCATGGCCGTCATTGACGGCATGCGTGCCCTGCTGCCCTCGACGGACTTCCTCGTGTTAAGCGGCGGCTCAGCTCCGTCGATCTTTCTTGGCGAGGGCATCGAGACTATCAAACTGCCCGGAGTGCGCCACGATCTCGACGGGCCCGGCCAGCCGTTTCGGCCGCGTTATCTGCACACTCTGGACCGTGACGCCGTCTTTGCCTGGCGCGGGCGGCTCATCAGGGAGTGTCTCGACGCCTTTGCCCCGGACGTGGTCATGGTCGAACACGCCCTGGCCGGTCTGCGGGGAGAGGCTGCCCCCCTTTTGGCCAGGGCCCGGCGTCTGACCCCGGACGGCCATGTCCTGGTCCATTTGTCCCGGGGCATCCACTGCGGCGCGCCCATGCTCCTGGCTCCGGCCGCCAGCTATCCCGGACTGCCGCCAGAGGCGGCGGTCACCGGACTGTATGACGCCTTTTACGTGCTGGAGGAAAGGGCCGTGGCGGACGTCAACCGGGAGTTTTTCGGCGACGTGGCGGCACTGGAGCCCAGGATCAACTATCTTGGCCGCATCGCCGCACGCAACGCCGAGGAACTCAACGGCGACAAGCGCGTCGCCGAACTGTGCCTGGGCCGGCCGCTGCTGCTGTTAAGCCTGGGCCGCCATGGCCGCATCCTGGAACTGCACGCCCGCCTGTTGGCGGCCCTGGATCGTGTGCCCGCCGCCCTGGCCGGCGAAACTTTGGTCGTGCTGGACCCTTACCTGCCGCCGGAACAGGTCGCCGCCATCAAGGCCCTGCCGTGCGCGGCCCGTGTCAGGTTCACGCCGTTTATCCCCTGTCTGGAGGAGATCATGGCCGCCGCCGCTGTGGTGGTCTGCCGGGCGGGCTACAACACGGTCAACGAACTGCTGGTGACCGGCAAGCCGGCCCTGGTCATCCCGGAGAGCCATCCCAGTCGGGAGCAGGAGCGACGGGCCGGCATCCTGTCTGGACGGCAGGCGGTGGTTCTGACGGAGCAGGCCTGCCTGGACGGCGATCCAGCTGCGATGCTGATCGACCTGCTGGCGCGGCCGGTCCGGTCGGCGACAGTTCGGTTCGACCGTTTCGCAGTGGGGCGGCGCATCGTGGCCGATCTGCGGCGTCTGGCAAGAGAACCCTGACCGTTTTTCTTGGCCGGAGCGACTTCTTGCCTGTCCGGGTGTTCCGGCAGCCTTGCCAGGGCAGTTTCAGGCCGGGCGGGTGGCGGCATTGTTTACCGCGCACAGCGCCTCAATCTCTCCGGCCAGCCGGCGGAACCGCTCCGGGGCGATGGCCGGGCAGAAGGCGTTTTCCGGGCTTTGGTGGTTGTGCCGGGAGGGATCGAAATCCGGGCCGATGGTCCCTTGCTCCAGACACCGGGCGTAGAGCCGCGTCCCGGGATAGGGCGTGAAGATGCTGTAGATACGCTTGTCGCAGGGCAGGGTCTCCATGAGACGGCGCGTGGCGGCGAGGCTTTCCTCGGTTTCGTCGGGAAAGCCGACCATGAAAAACGCTTCCAGACGCAGGCCGGCGTCCTTGACGCGCGTCGCCGCCAGCCGGGCCTGGGCCACGGTGAATCCCTTGCCCACCCGGGACAGCATGGCGTCGTCGCCGCTTTCCAGGCCCAACTGGACGGTGGAAAAGCCTGCCCCGGCCAGGGCCGCGACGGTGCGCCCGTTTATAAGCGACACATGGGTTTCGCAGCCGAACGTAAGGCCCAGTCGGGCTTTTTCCAATTCCCGGCACAGGGTGATAATTCGGTCCGGCGTCGGGCCGAAGGTGTCGTCGTCGAAATGGACGTGGCTGACGCCCCGGCCGGCGAGCAGGGACAGTTCTTCCAAGATGTTGGGGATGCTGCGGCAGCGCACCCGGTACCCCCAGACCC
It contains:
- a CDS encoding MFS transporter — encoded protein: MSETNSRANASAWGILAAMGFGALIAQMFSTVIGPALPTIKDDLDLSLSMQAWTITSYSLAFGTALIAGGRLGDLVGEVRMIVIGYMVFGGGLILSAVATSGLLMVSGRTVQGIGIGISAPATLSIVVNAFSASRCGFAVGVWGFAHGFGLLVGPIFAGYMLDLLSWRWVFWLAVPLTTAVILVTLAATRNYCSVLSSGRYDIIGLVLGGLGITLVTYGLQNASNGWGTPNTWGTLAVGVVLLALFGVVETRTDCPLIDFSLWRERLFSGAFFAESAVGFVYIPMLTVVGSLFFIEVLGYSPVMASWVIVITTGACMVLEPPAGRLIDHIGPGIPIVAALAMQAVALFWMGTFCPETTLGELIIPLALMGAGVGIALPACNAAGMRTLKPEQAGMGSGLLQMTFNVPAALGAALVTSIMGSHCLAKVGAVLAGKPYLQQGLEYAQAIKDGNDAAAAAILKSLPSNSAAMVENAMVSAQASTIAMSMTVLGSIALVGAIMALLIIGRRRCPEENPLAGSVQDQE
- a CDS encoding cyclic nucleotide-binding domain-containing protein — translated: MRRFLEKRLGVYPTESASFLKAAGLFLSVFFFFAIFRNYVDASFLKRYGPDSLPLMLCASGALAIGLFSFCRRLSLRFSDRTLLGIFFLLAGLLQVLFYVLAQRGLELVYPLLYQLLSLMDAFLLVYLWNLMQYIFDARQGKRLFRLLMAAQVLGSTLGSLVCSPLTDMLGIDALLLVAAAANGALALVMALPGHGAASRGALSNRAEKGDARFALVEVAAALGRYPIFRFLCVCAILPNLILPILTYQFGTVTAAAFADEQALLGFLGWFRAGLTGCVFLCITVFGRGYDAVSIRAIALAAPLNYAVAFGAMAAFFSLPAAAYAQFSSIFLQRSALGPLTKQLFSLLPRDIAAWSQVFIRGSLTQSASMFGALLLLALKQEISPRGLSYLALALALAWINETFRFRRRYHAGLRQVIAQDSLDFDRFVNVASGQTETASPHGPSMEPQDYPEEMLARLAELDLPELDPDTAQGLLESPDAATRAEAAASFALSRDMLAVGRLTELLDDVEAVRRAAVDTLARYGPDISPILEQALLATASQRAQEGLLEAMRLGHMGQADMTPFVCRRLQEAYEAIIAARALEAIPQAMTAELLRMALREKRREQLYLAFMALWVVQPDMRLVFASLGAGKSDAAAEYLENVLDPVLADRLVPLVDTLPEEEVIQRGRRALPLMRGQSPERVLHALSASDDPCLRLLAFCVIGEHAANPAFLSTTSAGLACADADVRQAALYARQRITAKEASMPPVIMLMQTLGRYPIFSGLGLKELRAVASISEHTVFSAGTVIAKAGETFAGIHLVTSGVIVAHDAAGQKRTEIASGGMFGVLDVFLDLPGSLDYLAQSDVEVYVINAAVFLEIMKLHPLIGVNLCRYFSERLYALDTESLDRAHNQL
- a CDS encoding glycosyltransferase, whose amino-acid sequence is MSQVTDLRRVLVYTHNSIGLGHAVRVMAVIDGMRALLPSTDFLVLSGGSAPSIFLGEGIETIKLPGVRHDLDGPGQPFRPRYLHTLDRDAVFAWRGRLIRECLDAFAPDVVMVEHALAGLRGEAAPLLARARRLTPDGHVLVHLSRGIHCGAPMLLAPAASYPGLPPEAAVTGLYDAFYVLEERAVADVNREFFGDVAALEPRINYLGRIAARNAEELNGDKRVAELCLGRPLLLLSLGRHGRILELHARLLAALDRVPAALAGETLVVLDPYLPPEQVAAIKALPCAARVRFTPFIPCLEEIMAAAAVVVCRAGYNTVNELLVTGKPALVIPESHPSREQERRAGILSGRQAVVLTEQACLDGDPAAMLIDLLARPVRSATVRFDRFAVGRRIVADLRRLAREP